A stretch of Pseudoclavibacter chungangensis DNA encodes these proteins:
- a CDS encoding DUF2269 family protein, whose product MTTAPPDTRPRPRLHTSTKWLLGVIVLGMTMTVSTRVLGGIDLLPADAVPTSLLLFGLVLGAVLVVGNIIVTEAWTYMAERTGDRQVLRFAARAVTWADVFFTAPGIFLAVISGLFLTEQLGHHDAWVRGAETSFITAGVIWFVLLVPMQNRLAVRAEQDELDEGFTTILHRWYGFGILATAITLVAVGFAVFQPQF is encoded by the coding sequence CGACCCCGCCTGCACACGAGCACGAAGTGGCTGCTCGGCGTCATCGTGCTCGGCATGACCATGACCGTCTCGACCCGCGTGCTCGGCGGCATCGACCTGCTTCCCGCCGACGCGGTGCCGACGAGTCTCCTGCTGTTCGGCCTCGTCCTCGGCGCCGTGCTCGTGGTCGGCAACATCATCGTCACCGAGGCCTGGACCTACATGGCCGAGCGCACGGGCGACCGCCAGGTCCTCCGGTTCGCCGCGCGGGCCGTCACGTGGGCCGATGTGTTCTTCACGGCGCCCGGCATCTTCCTCGCGGTCATCAGCGGCCTGTTCCTCACCGAACAGCTGGGCCACCACGACGCTTGGGTACGGGGTGCCGAGACGAGCTTCATCACGGCGGGCGTCATCTGGTTCGTCCTGCTCGTCCCCATGCAGAATCGCCTCGCGGTGCGGGCCGAACAGGACGAGCTCGACGAGGGGTTCACGACGATCCTCCACCGCTGGTACGGGTTCGGCATCCTCGCGACCGCGATCACGCTCGTCGCCGTCGGGTTCGCCGTGTTCCAGCCGCAGTTCTGA